The following are encoded together in the Pedobacter sp. D749 genome:
- a CDS encoding SusC/RagA family TonB-linked outer membrane protein, which yields MNFVQRIILLIGLIFPLCAFAQTKVTLNFNGANFEQVVEAIQQQTVYHFAYSESKIPKHQVSIKVEKEEAVKVIDQLLLNSGYTYSLLPNHLIVIRKNGGGMETDSVRFLKEVVITALGIEKDNRKVGYALTTIKGSSITKARESNLIMALQGRVAGLNITGVNGGPGSAARVLIRGVSSMTATSPLFIVNGVPIDNSIRGSANEYGGADYGDGISNINPDDIETITILKGSAASALYGARAANGVILINLKSGGENTKAKFEYNTNLAFDVPVNSTDFQYLYGQGTQNKRPADLYNAISTGLLSWGEMMDGKLTPQVDGSMRPYTPVKNNIQTFYRIAPAFTNTLSLVGGNTKNNYRVSVSNLDYNSILSNGALNRKTLNFYGTVALSPKILLSLTGNYIYEWNKNKSYLSDGPLNPNYGISALATSLDQSILAPGFDAKTGFESRWNADEYKTNPYFLMNKQADHASRNRYISSAVLKYQLASWASVQGRIGYDSSKDELVSILPTGIAFSINRQGGMNAYDQNRTSELNSDILFSATRNLSDKLNLELSMGANYRERKGNSEKLKGSQFKVPYLYTPENLITSTKTLAISRIVTESAYYTADLSYQHFLNFSVTGRYDIYSTLPANNRGIFVPGVSGSFIFSDLLKLKALNFGKLRVDFAKTSGEPIVPYTTQIYYTVDDQVNGIPVGGFSSDLPNYNLKPFTLNEIEAGLDLKFFNSRLDIDFTYFNRVTHNEIINAKQSVTTGFTSAYVNLGETRNAGIELALGYTPILTTTSKWQINLNLTKVKNTLLSIDGNSNYTLTGTYRPLNANTALVVGKPITQVMAYDYLRDASGNMIIGSDGIPKRGNFIPMGGTMPTLYGGITNSFNYKQFSFSFLIDYRFGNKILSATEYYSYVLGLNKATLVGRETGIVADGVLENGQKNTINVPAYAYYPELATNISALSVLNGSFIKLRQATLGYTFNNNFLKRTPFSNIGIDLVARNLFTLLKYSKNIDPESQFSPTLGYAGIEGASLPATRTFGVNFNFKFK from the coding sequence ATGAATTTTGTGCAGCGGATTATATTGTTAATTGGATTGATTTTTCCGCTATGTGCATTTGCGCAAACTAAAGTTACCTTAAATTTTAATGGGGCAAATTTTGAGCAGGTTGTAGAAGCTATACAGCAGCAAACTGTTTATCATTTCGCTTACAGCGAATCCAAAATTCCTAAACATCAGGTATCCATCAAGGTAGAAAAAGAGGAAGCTGTAAAAGTAATTGATCAACTTTTGCTTAACAGTGGTTACACTTATTCCTTGCTGCCCAATCATCTCATTGTAATTAGAAAAAATGGAGGAGGGATGGAAACAGATAGTGTCCGTTTTTTAAAAGAAGTGGTAATTACGGCTTTGGGCATCGAAAAGGATAACCGTAAGGTGGGTTACGCCCTTACCACTATTAAAGGCTCATCTATTACCAAAGCAAGAGAAAGTAATCTGATTATGGCACTGCAGGGGAGGGTGGCCGGACTAAATATTACAGGTGTAAACGGTGGCCCTGGGTCTGCTGCGCGTGTGCTCATTAGGGGTGTTTCGAGTATGACTGCCACCTCTCCATTATTTATCGTAAATGGTGTACCCATTGATAATAGCATCAGGGGAAGTGCTAACGAGTATGGTGGTGCCGACTATGGTGATGGGATCAGTAATATTAATCCAGACGATATTGAAACAATAACCATATTAAAAGGTTCGGCAGCTTCAGCTTTATATGGGGCGAGGGCCGCCAATGGTGTGATCCTGATTAACCTTAAAAGTGGAGGAGAAAATACTAAAGCTAAATTTGAATACAATACCAACCTGGCTTTCGATGTTCCTGTTAACTCAACCGATTTTCAATATTTATACGGGCAAGGGACTCAGAACAAACGTCCTGCCGATTTGTATAATGCCATTTCAACAGGTTTGTTAAGCTGGGGAGAAATGATGGACGGCAAATTAACTCCTCAGGTAGATGGTTCTATGCGACCTTACACTCCTGTTAAAAATAACATCCAGACTTTTTATCGTATTGCTCCGGCATTTACCAATACACTTTCACTTGTTGGCGGAAATACAAAGAATAACTATCGTGTTTCTGTTTCTAATTTAGATTACAATTCTATTTTAAGCAATGGCGCACTAAACCGTAAAACGTTAAATTTTTATGGCACAGTGGCTTTAAGCCCTAAAATATTGTTGAGTTTAACAGGCAATTATATTTACGAATGGAATAAAAACAAGAGTTACTTAAGTGATGGTCCATTAAATCCTAATTATGGAATTTCTGCCCTGGCTACCAGCCTGGATCAATCTATTCTGGCACCCGGTTTTGATGCGAAAACAGGTTTCGAAAGTCGCTGGAATGCCGATGAATACAAAACCAATCCATATTTTTTGATGAATAAACAAGCTGATCATGCCAGCCGCAACCGTTACATTTCATCCGCAGTGCTGAAGTATCAACTGGCCAGTTGGGCATCTGTTCAGGGAAGAATTGGTTACGATTCGAGTAAGGATGAATTGGTAAGTATTTTGCCTACCGGAATTGCTTTTTCTATTAACCGACAGGGCGGTATGAATGCCTACGATCAGAACCGTACCTCTGAACTAAATAGCGATATCTTGTTCAGTGCCACCCGGAATCTTAGCGATAAATTAAATCTCGAACTTTCTATGGGTGCGAATTACCGTGAAAGAAAAGGTAATAGCGAAAAGTTAAAAGGTTCACAGTTTAAGGTACCTTACTTATATACTCCCGAAAATCTGATTACCAGTACCAAAACATTAGCTATCTCTAGAATCGTAACAGAATCTGCTTATTACACAGCTGACCTGAGTTATCAGCATTTTCTTAATTTCTCAGTTACGGGTCGGTACGATATCTATTCAACCTTGCCTGCCAATAACCGTGGGATTTTTGTGCCAGGGGTATCGGGCAGTTTTATTTTTTCAGATCTGTTGAAATTAAAAGCTCTGAATTTTGGTAAACTGCGCGTTGATTTTGCCAAAACCAGCGGCGAACCTATCGTTCCTTATACCACACAAATTTATTATACAGTAGATGATCAGGTGAATGGTATTCCTGTTGGCGGCTTTTCCAGCGATTTACCTAACTACAATTTAAAACCCTTCACCTTAAATGAAATAGAAGCTGGCTTAGACCTTAAGTTTTTTAACAGCAGGTTGGATATTGATTTTACTTATTTTAATCGCGTTACGCACAATGAAATTATTAATGCAAAACAGTCGGTTACCACAGGTTTTACCTCGGCTTACGTTAATCTTGGTGAAACCCGTAATGCAGGAATTGAGCTTGCTTTAGGATACACCCCAATCCTTACCACAACCAGCAAGTGGCAGATTAATCTTAACCTTACTAAGGTAAAAAATACACTACTCTCCATTGATGGCAATAGTAATTATACGCTAACAGGTACTTATAGGCCATTAAATGCCAATACTGCATTGGTAGTTGGTAAACCGATTACCCAGGTTATGGCTTACGATTATTTGCGTGATGCCAGTGGCAACATGATCATCGGATCAGATGGCATCCCTAAACGGGGTAATTTTATTCCAATGGGCGGCACAATGCCTACTTTGTACGGTGGTATAACCAACAGTTTTAATTATAAACAGTTTAGTTTTTCTTTTTTGATCGATTACCGCTTCGGCAATAAAATCCTATCCGCAACAGAATATTACAGCTACGTGCTTGGCTTAAATAAGGCCACTCTGGTGGGTAGAGAAACAGGTATTGTAGCCGATGGGGTATTGGAAAATGGGCAAAAAAATACCATTAACGTTCCTGCTTATGCCTATTACCCCGAACTGGCCACCAATATTTCCGCATTATCGGTACTCAATGGTAGTTTTATTAAGTTAAGACAGGCCACATTGGGCTATACTTTTAACAATAACTTTTTAAAAAGGACACCTTTTAGCAATATTGGGATTGATTTGGTGGCCCGAAACCTATTTACCCTGCTTAAATACAGTAAGAATATCGATCCTGAGTCGCAGTTTTCGCCCACACTGGGTTATGCTGGTATAGAAGGAGCTTCATTGCCTGCAACGCGTACGTTTGGGGTTAATTTTAATTTTAAATTCAAATAA
- a CDS encoding FecR family protein has product MTDQRFTELLGKQLAGEISPDESVELKSVLAGSASHRTEYELLQTYFNGETVEDENIDQVFDRIKAQITVPGEPGLTVVKNKPYSTWLKIAAVVAIVIAGALVYNREAIFFNKTDQLELKQALTKAAEVKTIVLADGSTVKMNSGSSLKYPEHFTAGTRDIYLSGEAFFDVKKDPEHPFIVHTEQLAVKVLGTAFDVKAYPNDTFSETTLIRGKVSISLKNNIKQTFILKPNDKFTLAGDKASMSQLSYFNGTGTERILETAWTNHELIYKNNSFEEIAKLFERWYGIKIAFKTPELKAVRFTGHVDKETLEEALEVLKLIENFNYSVNGKNVYIYR; this is encoded by the coding sequence ATGACAGATCAAAGATTTACAGAATTGCTTGGAAAACAATTGGCCGGTGAAATTTCGCCGGATGAATCTGTAGAACTTAAATCTGTTTTAGCTGGCAGTGCATCGCATAGAACGGAGTACGAACTGTTACAAACTTACTTTAATGGTGAAACGGTTGAGGATGAAAATATTGATCAGGTTTTTGATCGGATCAAAGCTCAAATTACAGTTCCGGGAGAACCGGGCTTAACAGTTGTCAAAAATAAACCTTATAGTACCTGGCTAAAAATTGCGGCGGTTGTAGCCATTGTTATCGCTGGTGCACTGGTATACAATAGAGAAGCTATTTTCTTCAATAAGACAGATCAGCTGGAATTAAAACAAGCGCTAACCAAAGCCGCAGAGGTTAAAACCATTGTACTGGCCGATGGCTCTACTGTAAAAATGAATTCGGGGAGTAGTTTAAAATACCCGGAACATTTTACTGCCGGTACCAGAGATATTTACTTATCTGGTGAGGCATTTTTTGATGTTAAAAAAGATCCTGAACACCCTTTTATTGTCCATACCGAACAATTGGCTGTAAAAGTACTGGGTACCGCATTTGATGTTAAAGCTTACCCGAACGATACTTTCTCCGAAACCACCTTAATCAGGGGAAAGGTATCTATTTCCCTTAAAAATAATATCAAACAAACTTTTATCTTAAAGCCAAATGATAAATTCACATTGGCTGGTGATAAAGCAAGCATGAGCCAACTTAGCTACTTTAATGGCACCGGGACTGAACGTATTTTGGAAACGGCATGGACAAACCACGAGCTTATTTACAAAAACAATAGTTTTGAGGAAATTGCTAAACTTTTTGAGCGTTGGTATGGGATCAAAATAGCCTTTAAAACACCTGAACTTAAAGCCGTGAGGTTTACTGGGCATGTTGATAAAGAAACACTTGAGGAAGCATTAGAGGTGCTAAAACTCATCGAAAACTTCAATTATTCGGTAAATGGCAAAAATGTGTATATCTACCGTTAG
- a CDS encoding RNA polymerase sigma-70 factor, with protein MKAAKPDLVVLWNKICLEDDIKSFEQLYRFLYTRLIKFSIYYVNDKQVAEDLVAEIFVKCWENRSTSTPVLNPESYFFIAVKNQSLKYLKKNSSITFIDLVDEEDNISVSTHTPEYILETKELHQQLDHAIASLAPQAATVFRLIKESGMKYKEVAELLNISPRTVQTQLFRAIAKLRMALQPLNDKGTDGKKLGKMISLIILAGTLSFFIFCRQF; from the coding sequence TTGAAAGCAGCTAAGCCAGATCTAGTCGTTTTATGGAATAAGATTTGCCTTGAGGATGATATAAAATCTTTTGAGCAACTTTACCGCTTTCTATACACTAGGTTAATCAAATTTTCCATTTATTATGTGAATGATAAACAGGTTGCTGAAGATCTTGTAGCCGAAATATTTGTGAAATGCTGGGAAAACCGGTCGACAAGTACTCCTGTTTTAAATCCCGAAAGTTATTTTTTTATTGCAGTAAAAAATCAATCGCTTAAATACCTTAAAAAAAATTCTTCCATTACGTTTATCGATTTAGTTGATGAAGAGGATAATATTTCGGTGTCAACTCATACACCAGAATACATTCTCGAAACTAAAGAACTGCATCAACAACTCGACCATGCCATTGCAAGTTTGGCGCCACAGGCAGCTACTGTTTTCAGGTTAATAAAAGAAAGCGGGATGAAGTATAAAGAAGTGGCAGAACTGTTGAATATCTCACCCAGAACTGTGCAAACGCAATTATTCAGGGCCATTGCGAAACTCCGTATGGCATTACAGCCCTTAAACGATAAGGGAACCGATGGAAAAAAACTTGGAAAAATGATCTCCCTGATTATCTTAGCGGGTACTTTATCTTTTTTTATTTTTTGTAGGCAATTTTAA